A region from the uncultured Macellibacteroides sp. genome encodes:
- the kdsB gene encoding 3-deoxy-manno-octulosonate cytidylyltransferase: MKFIGIIPARYASTRFPGKPLADMDGKPMIQRVYEQVKDVLDAVCVATDDARIEAAVKAFGGNVVMTSDQHRSGTDRCYEAFTKAGAGYDVIINIQGDEPFIHPEQIETVKACFDDASIQIATLVKPFRGDDGYETLLNANSPKVVLNKNREAMYFSRSIIPYMRGKEHSEWLAHHTYYKHIGLYAYRAEALGAITSLPQSTLEIAESLEQLRWLENGFKIKAGITQQKTIGIDTPEDMEKALIFMKSNLTYPH, translated from the coding sequence ATGAAATTTATTGGAATTATACCCGCCCGCTATGCCTCTACCCGATTTCCGGGAAAACCATTGGCCGACATGGACGGAAAACCTATGATACAACGCGTGTACGAGCAAGTAAAAGATGTGCTTGACGCTGTGTGTGTAGCAACAGACGATGCCCGTATTGAAGCTGCAGTCAAGGCTTTTGGTGGTAACGTGGTAATGACGTCCGATCAGCACCGCAGCGGAACCGACCGGTGCTACGAAGCCTTCACAAAAGCCGGAGCAGGATACGATGTGATAATCAATATCCAGGGCGACGAACCATTTATTCATCCCGAACAAATAGAAACCGTAAAGGCATGCTTCGACGACGCATCCATACAGATAGCCACATTGGTAAAGCCATTCCGCGGAGACGATGGATACGAGACCCTGTTAAATGCCAACAGTCCCAAGGTTGTTTTAAACAAGAATCGGGAAGCCATGTACTTCAGCCGTTCCATCATCCCCTATATGCGTGGAAAAGAACACAGCGAATGGTTGGCCCATCACACCTACTACAAACACATTGGGTTGTACGCCTATCGGGCAGAAGCGCTTGGAGCCATTACCAGTCTGCCCCAGTCAACGCTCGAGATAGCAGAAAGCCTGGAGCAATTACGCTGGCTCGAAAACGGTTTTAAGATAAAAGCAGGTATCACGCAACAAAAAACCATAGGCATCGACACTCCCGAAGATATGGAGAAAGCTCTTATCTTTATGAAATCAAATCTAACTTATCCGCATTGA
- a CDS encoding cation:proton antiporter, which yields MSQLPTLISDLAVILIAAGLVSLLFKWLKQPVVLGYIVAGILAGPSITEIPTVTDIESIRIWADIGVVFLLFALGLDFSFKKLMKVGGTATIGAITVVMGMMTVGYSTGMALGWGYMNSLFLGGMLSMSSTTIIFKAFEDMELRNKRFAGVVLGVLVVEDLFAVLLMVLLSTLAVSKEVEGTELLDSVVKLGIFLLFTFIAGIYLLPSFLRKTKKYLNDETLLIVSIGLCLGMVILATKSGFSSALGAFVMGSILAETLEAEHIEHLTKPVKNLFGAIFFVSVGMLIDPALLWEYKFPILFITLVVIVGQILFSSFGILLSGQPLKVAIQSGFSLAQIGEFAFIIASLGLSLKVTDHFLYPIVVAVSVITTFLTPFMIRLSEPAYRFADKHMPGSWRRFFDRYTSGANTIKQKSTWDKLLKALLRIVVMYSAVAVVLIILWLKYAAPLIMSKLPGFQGEILSLGLILLIISPLLRAVMMKKNHSVEYQELWQDSKYNRGSLVSLIVLRILLCIGIVMIPVAKLLNITFGLVIAIASASIILFIFSKRLKKHSIQIERHFFKNLSARQVEQERKSPIKQQFANHLLARDLHLADFEIRQASPSVGKTLKELDFRNKCGVNVVTIIRGEQRINIPGGEERLYPFDKLIVVGTDTELESFLQYTEERYRQNQSVLQNEELKEVSMEQFVINQGSELIGRSIRESGIRDKSACLVIGIERGISSIMNPSPSTVFEEGDIVWIVGERDKMIILSEGEIVNT from the coding sequence ATGTCGCAATTACCAACACTCATATCAGACCTTGCCGTTATCCTGATTGCCGCCGGACTTGTTTCTCTGCTGTTCAAATGGCTGAAGCAACCTGTTGTACTCGGATATATTGTTGCTGGTATTCTGGCAGGTCCCTCTATAACAGAGATTCCCACCGTTACAGATATTGAAAGCATTCGTATTTGGGCGGATATAGGGGTCGTATTCTTACTCTTTGCGCTGGGACTCGATTTCAGCTTCAAGAAGCTTATGAAAGTAGGCGGTACAGCCACGATAGGTGCAATCACGGTAGTCATGGGAATGATGACCGTGGGTTATTCGACCGGGATGGCCCTGGGTTGGGGATATATGAACAGTCTCTTTCTTGGAGGAATGCTGTCCATGTCGTCTACCACCATCATATTCAAGGCATTTGAGGATATGGAATTGCGTAACAAACGATTTGCCGGAGTGGTATTAGGTGTTCTGGTAGTGGAAGATTTATTCGCAGTGCTGCTCATGGTTTTACTTTCCACCCTTGCGGTAAGTAAAGAAGTGGAAGGTACCGAACTATTAGACAGTGTAGTAAAGTTGGGAATTTTCCTGCTATTTACATTTATTGCAGGTATCTACCTGCTTCCATCATTCCTCCGGAAAACAAAAAAATACCTGAACGACGAAACGCTGCTCATTGTTAGTATCGGACTATGTCTGGGTATGGTTATATTAGCCACCAAATCAGGATTTTCATCCGCTCTGGGGGCCTTTGTAATGGGATCCATCCTTGCCGAAACTCTCGAAGCCGAGCACATCGAACACCTAACCAAACCCGTTAAAAACCTTTTTGGCGCCATCTTCTTTGTTTCCGTTGGAATGTTGATAGATCCGGCTTTGTTGTGGGAATACAAATTTCCCATCCTATTTATAACGCTTGTGGTAATCGTCGGACAAATACTGTTCTCATCCTTTGGCATCCTGTTGTCCGGACAGCCATTAAAAGTAGCTATTCAATCGGGTTTCTCGCTGGCACAAATCGGCGAGTTCGCGTTCATCATTGCATCGTTGGGACTTTCGCTTAAGGTGACCGACCATTTTCTATACCCGATTGTTGTAGCCGTATCCGTGATAACCACTTTCCTTACCCCCTTTATGATCCGCTTGTCGGAACCCGCATACCGCTTTGCTGACAAACATATGCCCGGATCGTGGCGACGATTCTTCGACAGATATACTTCGGGGGCAAACACCATAAAACAAAAAAGCACCTGGGATAAGTTGCTCAAAGCCCTGCTCCGCATAGTCGTTATGTATTCGGCAGTGGCTGTTGTGCTGATTATTTTGTGGCTTAAGTATGCTGCTCCGTTAATTATGAGCAAACTACCCGGATTTCAGGGAGAAATACTTTCGCTTGGTCTTATCTTGCTTATTATCTCTCCCTTGTTACGGGCCGTAATGATGAAAAAGAATCATTCCGTAGAATACCAGGAGTTATGGCAAGACAGTAAATACAACCGAGGATCGCTGGTATCGCTCATTGTACTACGTATTCTGCTCTGCATCGGCATTGTAATGATCCCTGTTGCCAAGCTGTTAAATATTACCTTCGGTCTGGTAATAGCCATTGCATCCGCATCTATTATCCTTTTTATATTCTCTAAAAGACTAAAAAAACATTCCATTCAGATAGAAAGGCATTTCTTTAAAAACCTCTCGGCACGTCAGGTTGAACAAGAACGCAAATCGCCCATCAAGCAACAGTTTGCCAACCATTTGCTGGCCAGAGACCTTCACCTGGCAGATTTCGAAATCAGGCAAGCTTCGCCCAGTGTTGGTAAAACGCTGAAAGAACTTGATTTCAGAAATAAATGTGGAGTAAACGTTGTAACAATTATACGGGGAGAACAACGGATAAATATTCCGGGAGGCGAAGAACGTCTTTACCCTTTCGATAAGCTTATCGTTGTAGGCACAGATACGGAACTTGAGTCATTCTTACAGTATACAGAAGAACGATATCGGCAAAATCAGTCTGTTCTACAGAATGAAGAACTTAAAGAGGTAAGCATGGAACAGTTTGTTATCAATCAAGGATCCGAGCTTATAGGCCGTTCCATACGCGAATCGGGTATCCGCGACAAATCCGCCTGTCTGGTTATCGGGATTGAGCGAGGCATTTCATCGATTATGAACCCATCCCCTTCCACCGTATTTGAAGAAGGCGATATCGTCTGGATTGTTGGCGAACGCGATAAGATGATCATTTTAAGTGAAGGAGAAATTGTAAATACATAA
- a CDS encoding 2-amino-4-hydroxy-6-hydroxymethyldihydropteridine diphosphokinase, with the protein MHRIILGIGSNYDQENNVAYAAEQLCTLFSSIRFSQSYYSKAEGKSYSVGPYLNQVAIAYTTLIHSEITPLLKAIEKAAGRSKELKAVGIIPIDIDLIQWNDLVLKPEDLTRSYVRKGLDELLLEEE; encoded by the coding sequence ATGCACCGGATTATCTTAGGTATAGGATCAAATTACGATCAGGAGAATAACGTGGCGTATGCAGCAGAACAGCTCTGTACGCTTTTCTCTTCTATACGCTTTTCTCAAAGTTATTATTCCAAAGCAGAAGGGAAATCGTATAGCGTAGGTCCTTATCTGAATCAGGTGGCCATTGCATATACAACGCTTATTCACAGCGAGATAACTCCTTTGCTGAAAGCAATAGAGAAAGCTGCAGGGCGTAGCAAAGAGTTGAAGGCTGTTGGTATAATTCCTATTGATATTGATCTTATCCAGTGGAACGATCTTGTTTTGAAGCCCGAAGATCTAACCCGGTCTTACGTTCGTAAGGGATTGGATGAATTACTTCTTGAGGAGGAGTAA
- a CDS encoding SAM-dependent methyltransferase has product MKTTEFNEKIQKLTDRLLDVPYATLPISSYNKAYIQRMMPAINYYLKIFGMCLQKGIKESGMTPDELTLVDFGGGSGFLSMLAKVFGVGTVIYVDHNPLSVQTATTLKEHIGIGADVILEGSSDELYRWCRKNQLKPEVLIATDLIEHVYDLKSFFGELLEVNSSMKMYFTTASTPFNPYVKWKLRKIMVSCETGQGETPNYYTKRFDYIRLHFPELTEAEAKDWAICCRGLTFKDIHMSIPTGLKPCPSDRWNTCDPENGNWTERILPIRKYYKLLTPYDYKVKVSKGFYNEQRSSSLMATISRLLNKLIHLTGSFGYIAAPFIVLSCVPYSSSRSNSSNPLRT; this is encoded by the coding sequence ATGAAAACCACCGAATTCAACGAAAAGATTCAGAAGCTGACTGATCGCTTACTGGATGTTCCCTACGCTACCCTCCCAATTAGCAGTTACAACAAAGCGTATATCCAACGCATGATGCCGGCAATAAACTATTACCTGAAAATTTTCGGCATGTGTTTGCAAAAAGGTATTAAAGAATCCGGCATGACTCCCGATGAACTTACTTTAGTCGATTTTGGGGGAGGAAGCGGCTTTCTAAGTATGCTTGCAAAAGTGTTCGGAGTTGGAACGGTTATCTACGTGGATCATAACCCACTTTCCGTACAAACGGCTACTACATTGAAAGAACATATTGGCATCGGAGCCGATGTAATTCTGGAGGGAAGTTCGGACGAGCTTTATCGATGGTGCAGAAAAAATCAACTAAAGCCGGAAGTACTTATAGCAACCGATTTAATTGAACATGTATACGATCTAAAAAGTTTTTTCGGCGAACTTCTGGAAGTAAATTCGTCCATGAAGATGTATTTTACCACGGCTTCCACCCCATTTAATCCCTATGTAAAGTGGAAACTACGAAAAATAATGGTCAGCTGCGAAACCGGGCAAGGAGAAACACCCAACTACTACACCAAGCGCTTTGATTATATACGTCTCCATTTTCCAGAACTAACAGAAGCCGAAGCAAAAGACTGGGCCATTTGTTGCAGAGGTCTCACTTTCAAAGATATTCACATGTCCATTCCTACGGGTCTGAAACCGTGTCCGAGCGATAGGTGGAATACCTGTGATCCTGAAAATGGAAACTGGACCGAGCGAATACTTCCCATAAGAAAATACTACAAGCTATTGACTCCTTACGATTATAAAGTGAAAGTAAGCAAAGGGTTTTACAACGAACAGCGAAGCAGTTCGTTGATGGCAACTATATCCCGGCTGCTAAACAAGCTGATTCACTTAACAGGAAGCTTTGGTTATATAGCGGCTCCGTTTATTGTATTATCTTGTGTTCCTTACTCCTCCTCAAGAAGTAATTCATCCAATCCCTTACGAACGTAA
- a CDS encoding glycosyltransferase family 1 protein: MDKHLNIIALNIPYPANYGGVIDIFYKLRALYTCGVKIHLHCFEYGRAHTTELNNMCEEVFYYKRNTGLAANFSLLPYNVNSRRSNLLLENLLTNNYPILFEGLHSCYLMAEPVLANRKKIFRECNIEHHYYKHLAKAENNLIKKVFFYIEMLKFKAYQHTLEHADLIIAVSKTDTAYLRKQFPGKRVEFIPCFHKNEKINILPGQSDFLLYHGNLSVPENERAALYLIENVFCRLEYPCVIAGLNPTDRLIQTASKYTNIRMKASPSEDRMEQLVRDAQVHVLVTFQDTGLKLKLLNTLYAGRHVVANHMMLAGSGLDSLCRIAEDPDDLLVACKECMELPFHETSIAEREALLIPGFSNRYQAQKLNDMI, from the coding sequence ATGGATAAACATCTCAATATAATAGCATTGAATATTCCATATCCTGCCAATTACGGCGGGGTTATCGATATATTTTACAAGCTGCGTGCACTTTACACGTGTGGTGTTAAAATACATTTGCATTGTTTTGAATACGGACGGGCACATACAACCGAGCTAAATAACATGTGCGAGGAAGTTTTCTATTACAAAAGAAATACAGGTCTGGCAGCCAACTTTTCGCTGTTACCCTATAATGTAAATAGCAGAAGAAGCAATTTGCTATTGGAGAATCTGCTTACTAACAACTATCCTATTCTTTTCGAAGGGCTTCATTCATGTTATTTGATGGCAGAACCTGTATTAGCCAACCGCAAAAAAATATTTCGCGAATGCAATATTGAACATCATTATTACAAACATCTTGCAAAAGCAGAAAACAACCTGATAAAAAAAGTATTCTTTTATATAGAAATGCTAAAGTTTAAAGCCTATCAACATACGCTGGAGCATGCAGATTTGATAATAGCTGTATCTAAAACCGACACTGCCTATTTAAGGAAACAGTTTCCTGGCAAACGTGTCGAGTTTATCCCTTGCTTTCATAAAAACGAAAAAATCAATATCCTTCCGGGCCAATCAGATTTCCTTCTTTATCACGGAAACTTGTCGGTACCCGAAAACGAACGGGCTGCCTTATATCTAATCGAAAATGTGTTCTGCCGTCTTGAATATCCATGTGTGATCGCCGGATTGAATCCGACCGATAGGCTGATTCAGACTGCAAGTAAATATACAAATATCCGGATGAAAGCTAGTCCGTCGGAAGACCGCATGGAACAACTTGTCAGGGATGCTCAGGTTCATGTATTGGTAACCTTTCAGGATACCGGTTTAAAACTTAAATTACTGAATACTCTTTATGCCGGAAGGCATGTGGTAGCAAACCACATGATGCTTGCAGGAAGCGGACTTGACAGTCTGTGCCGTATTGCAGAAGACCCGGACGATCTGTTAGTGGCTTGTAAAGAATGCATGGAATTACCATTTCATGAAACAAGCATCGCAGAACGGGAAGCTTTGTTAATTCCCGGTTTTTCTAATAGATATCAAGCTCAAAAATTAAATGATATGATATAA
- a CDS encoding polysaccharide deacetylase family protein yields MILEMITTKFKLDERTISYIIRFLIGVKVPEEVYDSVGYTSDKNQYTHFSVIISPSLFFHEKIYGTPSNLPILPLKQIEGVPLLYGKPDSVWLGQTLVIYADIIASAFFMLSRYEELVRPSVRDAHGRFLGKESIAFRNGFISRPIVDEYGKLLRRWLREAGMDVPEPPHVIKKIYLTHDLDMPFFCQSIRNVIREAFLGIGLVKALRIMTGDSKSDPFYTFPWLDKQAKSLQLIVGSNRCKSILFVRAGGKTRHDKPHYKLQSEAIQQLLRDCISNGTLIGLHSSYEAGKNPDLISDELNNLEQAIIKPVRSNRHHYLSSREPKDMDALEKAGITDDFTMGYADVSGFRLGTSRAVKRIDPISGSISGLTLHPLTIMDCSLADKKYMNMSFEEAQTYCLELIQRVKKSHGELVLLWHNNVVTDSPELTRTVPWLRKLYANLIESLIVNA; encoded by the coding sequence ATGATACTAGAGATGATCACGACAAAGTTTAAGCTTGATGAGAGGACGATTAGCTATATTATCCGCTTTTTGATTGGCGTAAAAGTACCTGAGGAGGTATATGATTCCGTAGGATATACTTCAGACAAAAATCAATATACCCATTTTAGTGTCATTATTTCACCTTCACTATTCTTTCATGAAAAGATTTACGGCACCCCTTCAAACCTTCCCATATTACCTTTAAAACAAATAGAAGGTGTTCCTTTATTATACGGAAAACCCGATTCGGTCTGGCTGGGTCAAACGTTGGTAATCTATGCAGATATCATTGCCAGCGCATTCTTTATGTTAAGCCGTTATGAAGAATTGGTTCGTCCTTCTGTTCGCGACGCGCACGGCAGATTTCTGGGAAAAGAATCGATTGCTTTCCGAAATGGATTTATAAGCAGACCTATAGTAGATGAATACGGCAAACTGCTCCGCAGATGGCTACGCGAAGCCGGCATGGACGTTCCGGAACCGCCTCACGTCATTAAAAAGATATATCTCACACACGATTTGGATATGCCTTTCTTTTGCCAGTCGATCCGAAATGTAATACGCGAAGCTTTTCTTGGCATAGGTTTGGTTAAAGCGCTCCGGATAATGACGGGCGATAGTAAGTCGGATCCTTTTTATACGTTCCCCTGGCTGGATAAACAGGCTAAATCTTTACAACTGATTGTAGGAAGTAACCGCTGTAAGAGCATCCTCTTCGTAAGAGCGGGAGGAAAAACGCGCCACGACAAACCTCATTACAAACTTCAATCAGAAGCAATTCAACAACTACTAAGAGACTGTATAAGCAACGGAACCCTAATTGGACTGCACAGTAGTTACGAGGCAGGGAAAAACCCCGATCTAATTTCTGATGAACTAAACAATCTTGAGCAGGCTATCATAAAACCTGTAAGATCGAACCGACATCATTATCTTTCTTCCCGTGAACCAAAAGATATGGATGCCCTTGAGAAGGCAGGTATAACAGACGACTTTACCATGGGTTATGCCGATGTAAGCGGATTTCGCCTGGGTACAAGCCGGGCCGTAAAAAGGATTGATCCCATTTCAGGATCGATTTCAGGACTTACACTTCATCCACTTACCATAATGGATTGCTCTCTTGCTGATAAAAAATACATGAACATGTCGTTCGAGGAAGCACAAACTTATTGCCTGGAGCTTATTCAAAGAGTAAAAAAGTCGCATGGCGAGCTTGTACTGCTCTGGCATAACAATGTGGTGACTGATTCACCAGAGCTCACCCGCACAGTTCCATGGCTCCGTAAACTTTACGCTAATCTAATAGAATCACTGATAGTAAATGCATAA
- a CDS encoding GNAT family N-acetyltransferase, whose product MTNKERYRKLCATESTIPLFSQDWWLDEVCGCKYWDVLLVLKGDNIVASMPVYIPHQGIISMPCYTQTMGPWFSKQFEPDNYSKKLNHRQVCCKVFTEKLEQYPHFLQNFHSDITDWLPFYWAGYKQTTRYSYLLKNIGDKDQLWKNLSSNICRNIINARDKEGITVRKGIPIEDFMRINAQSYERQKLSVKGDPRLLRKLIARCRERNQGDLWGGYDDKGRLHAAVFIVWHPGCAYYLAGGGDPEFRSSGAYSLVLWEAIHFVSDKTDTFDFEGSMLAGVEHYFRKFGTMQTPFFTITRGNISLLYKAWLKLAKVVTKQYDTRDDHDKV is encoded by the coding sequence ATGACCAACAAAGAAAGATACAGGAAGCTTTGCGCAACGGAATCGACTATACCACTCTTCTCCCAGGACTGGTGGCTGGATGAAGTATGTGGATGCAAATACTGGGATGTCTTGCTGGTTTTAAAGGGAGATAATATTGTGGCTTCTATGCCGGTATATATTCCCCATCAGGGTATTATATCCATGCCCTGTTACACCCAGACCATGGGACCGTGGTTTTCAAAGCAGTTTGAGCCGGATAACTACTCAAAAAAACTCAATCACAGACAAGTCTGCTGCAAGGTGTTTACAGAAAAGCTGGAACAATACCCTCATTTCTTACAGAACTTCCATTCTGATATTACTGATTGGCTTCCTTTTTACTGGGCAGGATACAAACAGACTACACGTTACTCTTATCTATTAAAAAACATAGGCGATAAGGATCAATTATGGAAGAACCTGAGCTCAAATATCTGTCGTAATATCATAAATGCCAGGGATAAAGAGGGTATAACTGTAAGAAAAGGAATTCCTATAGAGGATTTTATGCGGATTAATGCACAAAGTTACGAGCGTCAGAAGCTATCAGTAAAAGGAGATCCCAGGCTTTTGAGGAAACTTATTGCACGATGCCGGGAACGGAATCAGGGTGACTTGTGGGGAGGATACGATGATAAGGGCAGATTGCATGCCGCTGTGTTTATTGTATGGCATCCCGGTTGCGCCTATTATTTGGCCGGAGGAGGCGATCCGGAATTTAGATCATCGGGAGCATACAGTCTGGTTTTATGGGAGGCCATTCATTTTGTTTCAGACAAAACGGACACTTTCGACTTTGAAGGATCAATGTTAGCGGGTGTTGAGCACTATTTTCGTAAATTTGGTACAATGCAGACCCCCTTTTTTACAATAACCAGGGGCAATATTAGTTTACTATACAAAGCCTGGTTAAAACTGGCTAAAGTAGTAACCAAACAATATGATACTAGAGATGATCACGACAAAGTTTAA
- the recA gene encoding recombinase RecA: MAEKDKEKVSEINFEKQAPNSEKLKALRATMDKIEKSYGKGSIMKMGDNVVEEISVIPSGSIGLDAALGVGGYPRGRVIEIYGPESSGKTTLAIHAIAEAQKAGGIAAFIDAEHAFDRFYAEKLGVDVENLYISQPDSGEQALEITEQLIRSSAIDIIVIDSVAALTPKAELEGEMGDSKMGLQARLMSQALRKLTAAINKTNTTCIFINQLRDKIGVMFGNPETTTGGNALKFYASVRLDIRRIGQLKDGDEIKGNQVRVKVVKNKVAPPFRKAEFDIMFGVGISRTGEIIDLGSDLNIVKKSGSWYSYNDTKLAQGRDASKQVMADNPELAEEVAGLILNALK, encoded by the coding sequence ATGGCTGAAAAAGACAAAGAAAAAGTATCGGAGATTAATTTCGAAAAACAGGCACCTAACTCTGAAAAGTTAAAGGCGTTACGTGCTACTATGGATAAAATAGAAAAGAGCTATGGTAAAGGCTCTATTATGAAGATGGGCGATAATGTTGTGGAAGAAATCAGTGTGATTCCTTCTGGCTCTATTGGGTTGGATGCGGCGTTAGGCGTTGGAGGATATCCTCGTGGACGTGTAATTGAAATCTACGGCCCTGAGTCTTCTGGTAAAACAACATTGGCTATTCATGCCATTGCTGAGGCTCAGAAAGCCGGTGGTATTGCCGCTTTTATTGATGCTGAACATGCTTTCGACCGCTTTTATGCCGAAAAGTTAGGTGTAGACGTTGAAAACCTCTATATCTCTCAACCTGATTCCGGAGAACAGGCCCTTGAGATTACAGAACAGCTGATTCGTTCGTCTGCTATCGATATCATTGTAATCGACTCGGTTGCCGCTCTTACTCCAAAAGCCGAACTTGAAGGCGAAATGGGTGACAGCAAGATGGGACTTCAGGCTCGTTTGATGTCTCAGGCTTTACGTAAGCTGACTGCTGCTATCAACAAAACAAATACTACTTGTATTTTCATTAACCAGTTGCGTGACAAGATCGGTGTCATGTTCGGTAATCCCGAAACTACCACCGGAGGTAATGCTCTTAAATTTTATGCATCTGTACGTCTGGATATCCGTCGTATCGGTCAGCTTAAGGATGGTGATGAAATAAAGGGTAATCAGGTTCGTGTAAAGGTGGTGAAGAACAAAGTGGCTCCTCCTTTCCGTAAAGCTGAATTCGACATCATGTTTGGTGTGGGTATCTCTCGTACAGGCGAAATCATTGATTTGGGCTCTGATTTAAATATTGTAAAGAAGAGTGGATCATGGTACAGCTATAACGATACCAAACTTGCACAAGGACGCGATGCTTCCAAACAGGTTATGGCCGACAATCCTGAATTGGCTGAAGAAGTGGCTGGTTTGATTTTGAATGCTCTTAAGTAA
- the bcp gene encoding thioredoxin-dependent thiol peroxidase, translating into MALTVGDKAPEILGTDQNGNEIKLSSFNGKKLALYFYPKDSTSGCTAQACSLRDGYEQLRAAGYEVVGVSKDSAKSHQGFINKQSLPFNLIADTDTTLNQAFGVWQEKSMYGRKYMGTARTTFIINEDGIIERIIDSKEVNTKDHANQILNK; encoded by the coding sequence ATGGCACTAACTGTTGGCGATAAAGCTCCCGAAATACTGGGTACAGACCAAAACGGAAATGAAATAAAACTGAGCAGCTTCAATGGAAAGAAGCTGGCTCTTTATTTCTATCCCAAAGACAGCACATCCGGATGTACGGCCCAGGCCTGTAGTCTGCGCGATGGATACGAACAGCTAAGAGCTGCCGGATACGAAGTTGTAGGCGTAAGTAAAGACAGTGCCAAGTCGCACCAGGGCTTTATTAACAAACAGAGCCTGCCTTTTAATCTGATTGCAGACACAGATACAACCCTGAACCAGGCCTTTGGTGTGTGGCAGGAAAAATCAATGTACGGACGTAAATACATGGGGACTGCCCGTACTACCTTTATCATTAATGAGGATGGAATTATCGAGCGTATCATCGATTCCAAAGAGGTGAACACAAAAGACCATGCAAATCAAATCCTTAATAAATAA
- a CDS encoding saccharopine dehydrogenase family protein — protein MGRVLIIGAGGVSTVAVKKIAMNADVFTDIMLASRTKSKCDAIADAIKNVKIQTAQVNADNVDELIKLFNSFKPELVVNLALPYQDLTIMDACLACGVNYLDTANYEPIDEAKYEYSWQWAYQERFKEAGLTAILGCGFDPGVTGVYTAYAAKHHFDEIQYLDIVDCNAGDHHKAFATNFNPEINIREITQKGKYWENGQWVETEPQEIHKPLNYPNIGPRESYLLHHEELESLTKNFPTIKRARFWMTFGQEYLTHLRVIQNIGMSRIDPIMYNGMEIVPIQFLKAVLPDPGELGENYTGETSIGCRIRGLKDGKEITYYVYNNCSHKAAYEETGAQGVSYTTGVPAMIGAKLFMQGIWRKPGVYNVEEFNPDPFMKELNEQGLPWHELFNIDLEL, from the coding sequence ATGGGAAGAGTATTAATTATTGGTGCAGGTGGTGTTAGTACGGTAGCGGTAAAGAAAATCGCGATGAATGCGGATGTATTTACTGATATAATGCTGGCAAGCCGTACAAAGTCTAAATGTGATGCGATTGCTGATGCTATCAAAAACGTAAAGATTCAAACAGCTCAGGTTAACGCTGATAATGTGGATGAACTTATCAAACTATTCAATTCCTTTAAACCGGAGTTAGTGGTAAACCTGGCACTCCCTTATCAAGACCTCACCATCATGGATGCATGTCTTGCCTGTGGTGTGAACTATCTTGACACAGCCAATTACGAACCAATCGACGAAGCAAAATACGAATATAGCTGGCAGTGGGCTTATCAGGAAAGATTTAAGGAAGCTGGTTTAACAGCTATTCTTGGATGTGGATTCGACCCGGGTGTAACAGGCGTATATACGGCTTATGCTGCGAAGCATCACTTCGACGAGATTCAATACCTGGATATTGTAGATTGCAACGCCGGTGATCATCACAAGGCATTTGCCACCAACTTTAATCCGGAAATCAATATTCGTGAGATTACTCAGAAAGGTAAGTATTGGGAAAACGGACAATGGGTGGAAACTGAACCTCAGGAGATTCACAAGCCGTTGAATTACCCTAATATTGGCCCGCGTGAGTCGTACTTGTTACACCACGAAGAGCTGGAGTCGCTTACAAAGAACTTCCCGACAATCAAACGGGCTCGTTTCTGGATGACCTTCGGACAAGAATACCTTACTCACCTGCGTGTTATCCAAAACATCGGTATGTCTCGTATCGATCCTATCATGTATAACGGCATGGAGATTGTTCCTATTCAATTCCTAAAGGCGGTTCTTCCTGATCCGGGTGAACTGGGCGAAAACTATACAGGCGAAACGTCTATCGGTTGTCGTATCCGTGGTTTGAAAGACGGAAAAGAAATCACGTATTACGTATACAATAACTGCAGTCACAAAGCTGCCTACGAAGAAACAGGTGCGCAGGGTGTTAGCTATACTACAGGTGTTCCGGCTATGATTGGCGCTAAGCTGTTTATGCAGGGTATCTGGCGTAAACCGGGTGTTTATAACGTGGAAGAATTCAATCCGGATCCATTCATGAAGGAATTGAACGAACAGGGATTGCCTTGGCACGAATTGTTTAACATTGACCTGGAACTATAA